The DNA segment CCTCTCTAGTACTACTTCTGGAGAGAAAATCTTAATCCCTACGAGTGTAGGTGGGGATATTCATCTGATTTCTATCGAATCTCTCCTCGCGGCAGCTCTTACCCTTCGAGGGGCTCAAGTTCACATTTTACTATGCGATGGAGTGCTCCCCGCTTGCTTTTGGTGTGACTCGACTTTTTACCCTAAACAGCAGTATTTTGCCGCTATTGGACCTCAAGTAGATCTATGTTCTTTTTGTTTCCCTTCAGCTTTGAGTATTCTGGAACCTTTGGGGTTAACTATACACCGCTACAGCGATTTTCTCCAAGATTTAGACTACCAAAAAGCAGAAGCGATCGCCGCTACTCTTAATACTACAGATATATCCACTTATACTCTATCGGGAATTAAGGTAGGAGAACACGCTTTAGCTGGAGCTTTGCGCTTTTACGCTCGCGCTAGTTTAGAAGGAGAATCTCACCAAGAGGCTATCTTGAGACGTTATTTTCAAGCGGCTTTATTAACTACTTGGGCGACACAAAGACTGTTATCGACTCACGAGTATCAATGCGCGGTGTTTAATCACGGTATTTACGTACCCCAGGGGTTAATCGGGGAAGTGGCGCGTCACCAGAATGTGAGAGTAGTAAATTGGAATCCCGCTTATCGCCAACAATGCTTTATTTTCACTCACTATGATACTTACCATCATCAGTTGATGTCAGAAAGTGTCAGCAACTGGGAAAATATTAACTGGAATCAACAACTAGAGAATTGCTTATTAGATTATCTTAAGAGTCGTTGGGTGGGTACTAATGATTGGATTTGGTTTCATGAGAGTCCTCAGTTTGATTTGAAAGCGATCGCTTCTGAAACTGGTGTAGATTTTTCTCGTCCCTGTATCGGTTTACTGACTAACGTCATGTGGGACGCTCAATTACACTATCAAGCTAACGCTTTTGAGAGTCTTTTGGCTTGGGTTTTAGAAACTATTCGTTATTTTAGCGATCGCCCTGACTTACAGCTACTGATTAGAGTTCATCCTGCGGAAATTCGCGGTACTCTACCCTCTCGTCAGCCAATTATCGCCGAAATCGCCCAAGTTTTCCCCAATCTACCTTCTAATATTTTTATTATTCCACCGGAGAGTCAAGTTAGTACCTACGCTGCTATGCTCTCTTGCAATGCAGTTTTAATTTACGGCACCAAAATGGGAGTAGAATTAAGCAGTATGGGCATACCCGTAATCGTAGCCGGTGAAGCTTGGATTCGCAATAAACAAATTACCCAAGATGCCACCTCTGTGGGAGAATATTTGCACTATTTAGACCAATTACCCTTTACAGAAGGTTTATCTCCAGATACCCTAGTTAGAGCTCGTAAATACGCTTATCATTTCTTTTTCCGTCGCATGATTCCTCTGGAATTTACAACCAAAGCGCAAAATGCTTCTGAATTTAAGCTTAAAGACTTACAATTTTCAGACTTATTACCCGGTAGAAGCGCGGGTTTAGATTTAATCTGTGAGGGTATTCTGACTGGAAGTGAATTTATTTACCCTGCGGAATTAGATTAATCTATGCTAAAAGTAGCGATCGATGTTACCCCTCTGCGAGCTAAACCCAGTGGTATAGGTGTTTATACTTATAATCTGATTCAGGCTTTAATTAAGCTTCAAACTTCTGAGGATTTTAGCCTGTCTTTAGCATATCAGCCTAGTTTCAAAAAATGGTTACGAGGGGATATTTCTTTTGCTGAGGAAGCTAAATTTAATCTTAATACCTATTCTCTTCCCCTTCCTGTTACTGTAGCCAGTTTATTATCTAGGTTTCCTAACCCAATTTTACCCTATTTAGAGTCATGCTTAAACTCTCCAGCTCTACTCCACGGTACGGATCATTTTGTTTATCCCTGTCGCAGAAGTAAAAATATTTTAACTATCCACGATTTGACTTTTTTAAAATATCCCCAGTATGTGAGTTCTATTGTTAAAACTTATTACTCACGTATCAAAAAATGTCTTACTTGGAGCGATTTAATTATTACTTTTTCCGAAAATACTAAACAAGAAATCAGTTATTATTTTAATGTTAATCCAGAAAAGATTGTAATTACACCTCAAGCTAGTCGTTTTTTCGAGGTTAATAGTGTCAGTTATCATTTTGATTATCCTTACTTACTATTTGTTAGTACTCTTGAACCTAGAAAAAATATTATTAACTTAATTAAAGCTTATAACTATATCAAAGAAAAGTATCAAGTTCCCCATCATTTAGTGCTTATTGGACAAAAAGGTTGGTCTTATAAAG comes from the Gloeocapsa sp. PCC 73106 genome and includes:
- a CDS encoding glycosyltransferase family 1 protein; this encodes MLKVAIDVTPLRAKPSGIGVYTYNLIQALIKLQTSEDFSLSLAYQPSFKKWLRGDISFAEEAKFNLNTYSLPLPVTVASLLSRFPNPILPYLESCLNSPALLHGTDHFVYPCRRSKNILTIHDLTFLKYPQYVSSIVKTYYSRIKKCLTWSDLIITFSENTKQEISYYFNVNPEKIVITPQASRFFEVNSVSYHFDYPYLLFVSTLEPRKNIINLIKAYNYIKEKYQVPHHLVLIGQKGWSYKGILEAINTSPYVETIHHLDYLSDQLVAWFYSKAEAFVYPSYYEGFGLPILEAMTLGAPVITSNTSSLPEVAGDCALLINPQDYLELGEAMIRIISDRQLRQELVKKGKARSKLYSWEKTAQATLEAYRILS